One segment of Rhipicephalus sanguineus isolate Rsan-2018 chromosome 6, BIME_Rsan_1.4, whole genome shotgun sequence DNA contains the following:
- the LOC119397694 gene encoding glutamate--cysteine ligase catalytic subunit: MGLLSEGTPLSWEETKRLSDYVRHRGILQFIKLYREARDRRGDRLLWGDEVEYMLVRFDHVERRVQLLLRGAEIIHELNERELQTPMSLCSWHPEFGAYAMEAVPGLPYGDTLAHCNVVEHNMRQRRAEINALLGPNEEVMCITVFPRLGCAEFTHPPYQPSLDSVAMPSLFVPEQMIYPAHPRFRTLARNIRMRRGKRVVINVPIFQDINTPRPFVEDLARLGADEEALLAALPDHVYMDAMGFGMGNCCLQVTLQACDMAEALRLYDQLANVCPVMLALGASSPVFRGFLVDRDCRFDVISMAVDDRIDDEMSTVRPRYASIPCFICAVNERYNDVPLAYNDEIYQLLRSEDIGHGLAMHLAHVFGKDSLSLFREKLGDGVDNDYDHFENLQSTSWHTLRFKPPPPNTDIGWRVEFRPMELNMTEFENAAYVVFVVLLTRAILTFDLDFVIPISKVDENMRVAQKVDAVLRETLWFREDVASPHCEGAAQPRVARMTISEIMNGKESFPGLVPLVRTFLAGIEEVDASTRCTVEQYLQLIEKRASGQLMTAARWIRHFVTSHPEYKKDSVVSDGIAYDLVARIKRLQHNFWCCPELIGTPASRSTATPPTTPVASGTSSPAHEEDYQRPRRHGSLSSESK, translated from the coding sequence ATGGGGCTTCTGTCAGAAGGTACGCCTCTCTCCTGGGAAGAGACCAAGCGGCTGAGCGACTACGTGCGGCACCGTGGCATCCTGCAGTTCATCAAGCTGTACCGCGAGGCGCGTGACCGCCGGGGCGACCGCCTCTTGTGGGGAGACGAAGTCGAGTACATGCTAGTGCGCTTCGACCACGTCGAACGGCGCGTTCAACTGCTGCTGCGAGGTGCCGAAATCATCCACGAGCTGAATGAGCGAGAGCTGCAGACACCGATGAGCCTCTGCTCGTGGCACCCGGAGTTCggcgcttacgctatggaagccgTGCCGGGGCTGCCCTACGGCGACACCCTGGCGCACTGCAACGTCGTCGAGCACAACATGCGCCAGCGTCGCGCCGAAATCAACGCGCTGCTCGGTCCCAACGAAGAGGTCATGTGCATTACGGTCTTCCCGAGGCTGGGCTGCGCCGAGTTTACGCATCCGCCTTATCAGCCCTCACTCGACTCAGTCGCCATGCCGTCTCTCTTCGTGCCCGAGCAGATGATCTACCCAGCTCACCCGCGTTTCCGCACTCTGGCCCGCAACATTCGGATGCGGCGCGGCAAGCGCGTCGTCATCAACGTGCCCATCTTTCAAGACATCAACACTCCGCGTCCCTTCGTCGAAGACCTCGCGAGACTCGGTGCTGACGAAGAAGCGCTGCTCGCAGCTCTGCCCGACCACGTATACATGGACGCTATGGGATTCGGTATGGGCAACTGTTGCCTACAGGTAACGCTGCAAGCGTGCGACATGGCAGAAGCGCTGCGTCTCTACGACCAGCTGGCCAACGTATGCCCCGTCATGCTGGCACTGGGCGCAAGCAGTCCCGTCTTCCGTGGTTTCCTGGTGGACAGAGACTGCCGCTTCGACGTCATCTCTATGGCTGTCGACGACCGTATCGACGACGAGATGAGCACGGTGCGGCCGCGCTACGCCAGCATTCCGTGCTTCATCTGCGCCGTCAACGAGCGCTACAACGACGTACCGCTCGCCTACAACGACGAGATCTACCAGCTCCTGCGCTCCGAGGACATCGGCCACGGCCTGGCGATGCACTTGGCTCACGTTTTTGGGAAGGACTCGCTCTCGCTCTTCAGGGAGAAGCTCGGCGACGGCGTGGACAACGACTACGACCACTTCGAGAACCTTCAGTCCACAAGTTGGCACACACTGCGCTTTAAGCCGCCTCCGCCCAACACGGACATCGGATGGCGCGTCGAGTTCCGGCCCATGGAGCTGAATATGACCGAATTCGAGAACGCGGCTTACGTTGTCTTCGTCGTGCTCCTCACACGTGCCATCCTGACGTTCGACCTGGACTTTGTGATCCCCATATCCAAAGTGGACGAGAACATGCGCGTCGCTCAGAAGGTCGACGCTGTCCTGAGAGAGACACTGTGGTTCCGCGAAGACGTCGCGTCCCCGCACTGTGAAGGCGCCGCTCAGCCACGCGTCGCACGTATGACGATCAGCGAGATCATGAACGGCAAGGAGAGCTTCCCTGGCCTTGTGCCACTTGTGCGCACTTTCCTGGCAGGCATCGAGGAGGTGGACGCGAGCACTCGCTGTACCGTCGAGCAGTACCTGCAGCTCATCGAGAAGCGCGCCTCCGGCCAGCTGATGACGGCAGCGCGCTGGATACGACACTTCGTCACCTCTCACCCAGAGTACAAGAAAGACTCCGTGGTGAGCGACGGCATCGCCTACGACCTCGTGGCACGAATCAAAAGGCTGCAGCACAACTTTTGGTGCTGCCCCGAGCTTATCGGCACGCCGGCGTCCAGGTCGACGGCGACCCCGCCCACCACTCCGGTTGCGTCGGGAACGTCGTCGCCTGCGCACGAGGAAGACTACCAGCGACCTCGACGACATGGTTCTTTGTCGTCGGAGTCCAAGTGA